In the Brassica napus cultivar Da-Ae chromosome A7, Da-Ae, whole genome shotgun sequence genome, one interval contains:
- the LOC106352718 gene encoding 40S ribosomal protein S10-2-like produces MIMSEENRRAISKYLFQEGVLFAKKDFNLAQHPLVEGVPNLQVIKLMQSFKSKEYVRETFAWMHYYWFLTNEGIDFLRTYLNLPSEIVPATLKKQQKPLGRPMGDRPRGPPRSDGERRSGDRDGYRGGQRSGGEFGDKSGAPADYQPSFRGSGAGSRPGFGRGAGGYGAGPGPAAAGSDLP; encoded by the exons ATG ATTATGTCAGAGGAGAACCGCCGCGCAATCTCCAAGTACCTCTTCCAAG AGGGAGTTCTGTTTGCGAAAAAGGATTTCAATTTAGCGCAGCATCCTTTGGTCGAAGGAGTCCCGAATCTGCAAGTAATCAAATTGATGCAGAGCTTCAAGTCTAAGGAGTACGTGCGGGAGACGTTTGCATGGATGCATTACTACTGGTTTCTCACTAACGAAGGCATTGACTTTCTGAGGACTTACCTCAATCTCCCTTCTGAGATTGTTCCCGCCACTTTGAAGAAGCAGCAGAAGCCTCTTGGTCGTCCCATGGGTGACCGTCCCCG TGGCCCACCTCGTTCTGATGGAGAGAGGAGGTCTGGTGACAGAGATGGATACCGTGGAGGACAAAGATCAGGTGGAGAGTTTGGTGACAAGAGTGGAGCTCCTGCTGATTACCAGCCTTCTTTCAGG GGATCTGGAGCTGGATCTAGGCCTGGGTTTGGCCGTGGAGCCGGTGGGTATGGTGCTGGTCCTGGT